The following coding sequences are from one Syngnathus acus chromosome 12, fSynAcu1.2, whole genome shotgun sequence window:
- the shc3 gene encoding SHC-transforming protein 3 produces the protein MLHRTKYNRFRNESVTSVDDIVHGLSMNPKVSASPETPYAPPADDQPPAAPGGGAAAGHDHSDDGGTPLCTLINKVSNLKFSNSSSLLGIKGLPSAVKDLAVAKLQGGGASVTSPGVAAVGAAACLPTLETATGMSKKSRPDELLPAGEDWNPGCGGPVGKPFRGWLHSSEKISGPGVTYIVKYLGCIEVLRSMRSLDFTTRSQITREAISLVCEAVPGPKSALRKRKPPSKALSSILGKSNLQFAGMSINLNISTSSLNLMTPDCKQIIANHHMQSISFASGGDPDTTDFVAYVAKDPVNRRACHILECSDGLAQDVISTIGQAFDLRFQQYMQCPSSKPSATHDKVLNVEELPWTEEEEESAEHPYYNNIPGKMPPPGGFIDTRLTNQNADGSQMGSNSVDQNYYQGRHCGENWTEERKSTFIQQGSLDISSESKGPPTKTGEMPTYMNTQQIDEQVLAVLQAEAEHVTKGMAAAAWENPLTDLFDMKPFEDAIQAQPQAPSQVSTLHKATSVDNSSPLLARSIAFRAQEELEGQAWYRGKMSRRDAEKLLHDDGDFLVRKSATNPGSYVLTGMHNGIAKHLLLVDPEGTVRTKDHVFESISHLIGHHRENNLPIVSAGSELCLLQPVVWKQ, from the exons ATGCTTCACCGCACCAAATACAACCGCTTCAGGAATGAGTCGGTGACGTCCGTCGATGACATCGTCCACGGCCTGTCCATGAACCCCAAGGTGTCGGCCAGCCCCGAGACGCCTTACGCTCCCCCGGCTGACGACCAGCCCCCGGCCGCTCCGggcggcggcgccgccgccggccaCGACCACTCGGACGATGGCGGTACGCCCCTGTGCACCCTCATCAACAAGGTGTCCAACCTGAAGTTCAGCAACTCCAGCAGCTTGCTCGGCATCAAGGGGCTGCCCTCAGCAGTCAAGGACCTGGCAGTGGCCAAGCTGCAGGGTGGCGGCGCTTCGGTGACGAGCCCCGGCGTGGCGGCCGTAGGGGCGGCGGCCTGCCTGCCAACGCTGGAGACTGCCACCGGCATGAGCAAGAAGAGCAGACCGGACGAGCTTCTACCCGCCGGCGAGGACTGGAACCCCGGCTGCGGTGGAccggtgggcaaacctttcaGAGGGTGGCTGCACTCCAGTGAGAAGATCTCCGGACCAGGAGTGACATACATTGTTAAG TATCTGGGTTGCATTGAAGTTCTTCGATCGATGAGATCTTTAGATTTCACCACGCGATCTCAAATAACAAG GGAGGCTATCAGCTTGGTTTGTGAGGCTGTTCCAGGCCCCAAAAGCGCTCTGCGGAAGCGAAAG cCACCATCCAAAGCTCTGTCCAGCATCCTGGGGAAGAGCAATCTGCAGTTTGCCGGCATGTCGATCAACTTGAACATCTCCACCAGTAGCCTCAACCTAATGACGCCGGACTGCAAACAA ATCATAGCCAATCATCACATGCAGTCCATCTCCTTCGCATCCGGTGGCGACCCC GACACAACGGACTTTGTTGCCTATGTGGCAAAAGATCCTGTTAACAGAAGAG CGTGTCACATCCTGGAGTGTTCGGACGGGCTGGCCCAAGACGTCATCAGCACCATCGGCCAGGCCTTTGACCTTCGCTTCCAGCAGTACATGCAGTGTCCTTCCAGCAAGCCTTCCGCCACACATGACAA GGTGCTCAATGTGGAGGAGTTGCCATggacggaggaggaggaagagtctGCAGAGCATCCATACTACAACAACATCCCCGGGAAGATGCCGCCCCCCGGAGGCTTCATCGACACGCGGCTGACCAATCAGAACGCAGACGGAAGCCAG ATGGGCTCAAACTCTGTGGATCAGAACTATTACCAAGGGCGACATTGTGGGGAAAACTGGACAGAGGAGAGAAAGTCTACCTTCATACAACAAG GTTCCTTGGATATAAGCAGTGAAAGCAAAGGTCCGCCGACAAAAACGGGCGAGATGCCCACGTACATGAACACCCAGCAGATCGACGAGCAGGTCTTGGCGGTGCTGCAGGCCGAGGCGGAGCATGTGACCAAGGGAATGGCAGCCGCGGCATGGGAGAATCCGCTGACGGATCTCTTTGACATGA AACCCTTCGAGGACGCCATCCAGGCGCAGCCGCAAGCTCCCTCGCAGGTGTCAACGCTGCACAAGGCGACGTCAGTGGACAACTCCAGCCCGCTGCTGGCACGCTCCATCGCTTTCCGGGCacaggaggagctggagggcCAAGCGTGGTACCGCGGCAAGATGAGTCGGCGCGATGCCGAAAAGCTGCTGCATGACGACGGCGACTTCCTGGTGCGCAAGAGCGCCACCAACCCGGGCTCTTACGTGCTCACCGGTATGCACAACGGCATCGCCAAGCACCTGTTGCTGGTGGACCCTGAAGGCACG gttCGGACGAAAGATCACGTGTTCGAAAGCATTAGCCACCTGATTGGCCATCACCGTGAGAACAACCTGCCAATCGTGTCAGCCGGGAGCGAACTGTGTCTGCTGCAGCCAGTCGTATGGAAGCAGTAA
- the LOC119131218 gene encoding sphingosine 1-phosphate receptor 3: protein MIDPRIYLHYNYTGKLDHRPSVDANAGVGTPDTKTLLFLVVCGFIVLENLTVLVAIWRNHRFHNRMYYFIGNLALCDMLAGVAYLVNLLLSGDRTLHLSPALWFVREGSMFVALGASIFSLLAIAIERHLTMIKMRPYDSNKNYRVFLLIGTCWLIAISFGALPILGWNCLGDLPDCSTVLPLYSKKYVAFCITVFMVLLLAMSVLYGRIYILVKSSSRKVSKHSNSEHAMSLLRTVIIVVGVFIACWTPIFVLLLVDVACEQRRRCPILYKADWFIGLAVLNSAMNPVIYTLASREMRRAFLGLACCLCYRGKTSTPGSVNRQCLEASRSRSKSWSSQNNHNQQGSRQAGPDVEADSELGKMSVVAGPSGADADNFLQNDGNE, encoded by the coding sequence ATGATTGATCCTCGCATCTACCTGCACTACAACTACACGGGCAAGCTGGACCACCGGCCCAGCGTGGACGCCAATGCCGGCGTGGGCACCCCGGACACTAAGACGCTCCTGTTCCTGGTGGTGTGCGGCTTCATCGTGCTGGAGAACCTGACGGTGTTGGTGGCCATCTGGCGGAACCACCGCTTCCACAACCGCATGTACTACTTCATCGGCAACCTGGCGCTGTGCGACATGCTTGCCGGCGTGGCGTACCTGGTCAACCTGCTCCTGTCCGGCGACAGGACTTTGCACCTGTCACCCGCCCTTTGGTTTGTGCGCGAGGGCAGCATGTTCGTGGCTTTGGGCGCTTCCATCTTCAGCCTTCTGGCCATCGCCATCGAGCGCCACCTGACCATGATCAAAATGAGGCCTTATGATTCCAACAAGAACTACAGGGTCTTCCTTCTCATCGGCACGTGCTGGTTGATCGCCATCTCCTTTGGGGCGCTTCCCATCCTGGGATGGAACTGCCTGGGCGACCTCCCCGACTGCTCCACCGTTCTGCCGCTGTATTCCAAGAAGTACGTAGCTTTCTGCATCACCGTCTTCATGGTGCTGCTCCTGGCCATGTCGGTGCTTTACGGACGCATCTACATCTTGGTTAAGTCCAGTAGCCGCAAAGTGAGCAAGCATAGCAATTCAGAGCACGCCATGTCGCTGCTACGTACCGTCATTATCGTGGTGGGGGTCTTCATCGCCTGCTGGACGCCCATTTTTGTGCTGCTCCTGGTGGACGTGGCCTGCGAGCAGCGTCGACGCTGCCCCATCCTTTACAAGGCCGACTGGTTCATCGGGTTGGCCGTGCTCAATTCGGCCATGAATCCCGTCATATACACGCTGGCCAGCCGCGAGATGAGACGGGCCTTCCTGGGCTTGGCTTGCTGTCTTTGCTATCGTGGCAAAACGTCGACGCCGGGCAGTGTGAACAGGCAATGTCTGGAGGCTAGTCGGAGCCGGAGCAAGTCGTGGAGTAGCCAGAACAACCACAACCAGCAAGGCAGCAGGCAGGCGGGGCCGGACGTGGAGGCGGACTCTGAACTCGGGAAGATGTCGGTGGTTGCGGGGCCGAGTGGTGCTGATGCTGACAACTTCCTCCAGAATGACGGGAACGAGTGA
- the LOC119131217 gene encoding zinc finger and BTB domain-containing protein 7C has translation MVHHREEDRIGIPFPNHSSDVLCSLNEQRRNGLLCDVVLIVRDQEYRSHRSVLAACSHYFKKLFTVANCEDGHHHHHAAAPTPSAAIYEIDFVAPESLTAILEFAYTSTLTVTASNVSEILNAAQMLEIPCIINVCLEIMDSGGGQGGGSEGREEEEVEDEEEEEEEEEDGSRNDDQEDDDDRSSESRGDHAGMDESPPPSTSTYQERSLDSVRAKQENLENRTLKDFSIESLLQDGLYPRMPALDRRASFSPLLPGFYPSMWAADFPAFPKHFLEPALHQHSGAGGGSPRVPAIYPTPDNPPPGPLDLAVKREIIKEEIKEDVLPGLLHGDFLKEFVSSGLCSATGPMPPSSHSLGVVKDEADFRSYLSFLNSASHLGALFPPWQLEEERKMKPKSSQQCPICNKIIQGAGKLPRHMRTHTGEKPYMCTICEVRFTRQDKLKIHMRKHTGERPYICLHCNSKFVHNYDLKNHLRIHTGVRPYQCEHCYKSFTRSDHLHRHLKRQSCRVSRPRRGRKPAAWRSAPTAGYLRPPNAASTAGVLEGTGFKSYQNVEEKDAAERQRGVFAFALAGDDALARSPFYAAASDPWTVRLERAPPIPETAT, from the exons ATGGTCCATCACAGAGAGGAAGACCGCATCGGAATCCCATTCCCCAATCACAGCAGCGATGTCCTGTGCAGCCTCAACGAGCAGCGTCGCAACGGTCTCCTATGCGACGTGGTCCTCATCGTGCGCGACCAGGAGTACCGCAGTCATCGCTCAGTGCTGGCCGCCTGCAGTCACTACTTCAAGAAGCTCTTCACCGTGGCCAACTGCGAGGATGgacatcaccaccaccacgccgCCGCTCCCACACCCTCCGCGGCCATCTACGAAATTGACTTTGTGGCCCCGGAATCGCTCACGGCCATCCTGGAGTTCGCCTACACCTCCACGCTGACGGTGACGGCGTCCAATGTCAGTGAGATCCTGAATGCGGCGCAAATGCTGGAGATCCCCTGCATCATTAACGTGTGCCTGGAGATCATGGACAGCGGTGGGGGACAAGGTGGAGGCTctgaagggagggaggaagaagaagtagaagatgaggaagaagaagaggaggaagaggaagacggGTCGAGGAACGATGATCAGGAGGACGATGACGACAGGTCGTCGGAGAGCAGGGGGGATCATGCGGGGATGGACGAGTCGCCGCCGCCCAGCACCTCCACCTACCAGGAGCGGTCGCTTGACAGTGTGCGTGCAAAGCAG GAGAATCTGGAGAACCGCACCCTGAAGGACTTCTCTATCGAGTCACTCCTCCAAGATGGCCTGTACCCTCGCATGCCCGCTCTGGACAGGAGGGCCAGCTTCTCTCCTCTGCTGCCTGGCTTCTACCCTTCTATGTGGGCCGCCGACTTCCCGGCATTTCCCAAGCACTTCCTGGAACCGGCGCTTCATCAGCACTCTGGCGCGGGCGGCGGCTCCCCGAGGGTGCCCGCCATCTATCCGACGCCTGACAACCCCCCACCCGGGCCCCTTGATCTGGCCGTGAAGCGGGAGATCatcaaagaagaaataaaagaggACGTGCTGCCCGGTTTGCTTCACGGCGACTTCCTGAAGGAGTTTGTCAGCTCGGGGCTGTGCAGCGCCACCGGCCCCATGCCGCCCTCAAGCCACTCCCTGGGAGTAGTCAAGGACGAGGCTGACTTCCGCTCATACCTGAGCTTCCTGAACTCGGCATCTCACCTTGGGGCACTCTTTCCACCCTGGCAACTggaagaggagaggaagatgaagcCCAAGTCTTCACAGCAGTGTCCCATCTGCAACAAGATCATCCAGGGGGCCGGGAAGCTACCGAGACACATGAGGACCCACACGGGGGAGAAACCATACATGTGCACCATCTGCGAGGTGCGCTTCACCAG acaggacaagctGAAGATCCACATGAGGAAGCATACGGGCGAACGGCCATACATCTGCCTGCACTGCAACTCCAAGTTTGTGCACAACTACGATCTGAAGAACCACCTCCGCATCCACACTGGCGTGCGGCCCTACCAGTGCGAGCACTGCTACAAGAGTTTCACACGCTCCGACCACCTGCACCGCCACCTCAAGAGGCAGAGCTGCCGGGTTTCCCGCCCACGCCGAGGCCGCAAGCCGGCCGCTTGGCGGTCTGCACCCACTGCTGGTTACCTGCGCCCGCCCAATGCCGCTTCAACCGCAGGTGTTTTGGAGGGAACCGGCTTCAAGTCATACCAGAACGTTGAGGAGAAGGATGCGGCGGAGCGCCAGCGAGGGGTGTTTGCCTTCGCCTTGGCGGGGGACGACGCGCTGGCCCGCTCACCCTTCTACGCGGCCGCCTCGGACCCCTGGACCGTCAGACTGGAGCGGGCCCCGCCCATCCCGGAGACTGCCACATGA